The DNA region TTTCTAAAGGGTGGGATATACATAAATCTATATCTCCTAAACAAGGAGAAAAAATCATACGAAAAACTTATAACAGCTCATTTAAAAATACATATTTAGAAGAATACCTTAATAGTAAAAATATAAAAGAATTGTTATTGGTAGGTATGCAAACGGAGTATTGCATTGACACAACTTGCAGAGTAGCCTTTGAAAAAGGATATAAATTAATAATGCCAGAGGATACCAATACAACCTTTGACAATGGAGATCTATCTGCAAAGGAAGTATACCAATATCATAATTTTAGAATTTTTAAAAACAGATTTGCAAAGGTTGAAAATATAGATAGAATTATACAGGAAATCAGTAATTATTCAAAAGAATTGTTATAAAGATCTTTATGTTAGAATTTGGTTCACATACTATTAGAAGTAATGCCCAAAATATATATAAAACATTTTTAAATATATATTTGAAGGGTGAATTCTATGAGAAAGATAATTACATTTCTGATGACAGCTTTAATTATTTTCAGTATTAACTGTAATACTAAGGCTCTAAGTAAGAATTCAGAGGAGCCTAATTATGATTTAACCATGAAACAGGATCTCTTGATACTAATGATGGCCTATCCTGAATATGTGGATAACATTACCAGAGATAGTAATAATAATGTGTATTTAGTAGT from Clostridium pasteurianum BC1 includes:
- a CDS encoding cysteine hydrolase family protein translates to MKDIALLIVDVQNALVDDKPFNIDRILMNIKKLLDVCRSNKIEVIYVQHDGEKEDNLEPFSKGWDIHKSISPKQGEKIIRKTYNSSFKNTYLEEYLNSKNIKELLLVGMQTEYCIDTTCRVAFEKGYKLIMPEDTNTTFDNGDLSAKEVYQYHNFRIFKNRFAKVENIDRIIQEISNYSKELL